Proteins encoded within one genomic window of Hevea brasiliensis isolate MT/VB/25A 57/8 chromosome 8, ASM3005281v1, whole genome shotgun sequence:
- the LOC131182074 gene encoding uncharacterized protein LOC131182074 — protein MGEPRENTEEEAEKAEKEEPMEPKEQEELLLQIMKQSEYDMALELQETTSRNEEATAMVAKVMLKNGYEMGKGLGATLQGIVEPIPAIQKVGRCGLGYEEDALVDG, from the exons atgggagagccacgagaAAATACGGAAGAGGAGGCTGAGAAAGCGGAGAAAGAAGAACCTATGGAACCAAAAGAACAGGAAgaactgttgcttcaaataatgaagcaaagtgagtacgacaTG gctcttgaattacaagaaaccacctCCAGAAATGAAGAGGCtacggctatggtagccaaggtgatgcTGAAGAATGGGTATGAAATGGGCAAAGGGTTAGGTGCTACATTAcaggggattgtcgaacctataccagctATCCAAAAGGTTGGTCGTTGTGGTTtaggttatgaggaagacgccctcgTGGATGGATga